Proteins encoded by one window of Azospirillum brasilense:
- a CDS encoding response regulator: MTTGFSIDADIRPPGQGGRRAVVADDDPGQRDALARHLAERGFAVSTVSGGFEALGLIGAEGPAVALLRRHLPEDEGDRAAALACMLYPHTRIILTAGAPDAQLDAQPGNSPVTVLARPVDLALLDRCLDGL; encoded by the coding sequence ATGACGACCGGCTTTTCCATTGACGCCGACATCCGCCCGCCCGGCCAGGGGGGCCGCCGCGCCGTCGTCGCCGACGACGATCCTGGCCAGCGGGACGCGCTGGCCCGCCATCTGGCGGAACGCGGCTTCGCCGTGTCCACGGTGTCCGGCGGCTTCGAGGCGCTGGGCCTGATCGGGGCCGAGGGTCCCGCCGTCGCCCTGCTGCGCCGCCACCTTCCGGAGGACGAGGGGGACCGGGCCGCGGCGCTGGCCTGCATGCTCTACCCCCACACCCGGATCATCCTGACCGCCGGCGCGCCGGACGCCCAATTGGACGCCCAGCCGGGCAACAGCCCGGTCACCGTGCTGGCCCGCCCCGTGGATCTGGCGCTGCTCGACCGCTGCCTGGACGGGCTATAG
- a CDS encoding metal ABC transporter solute-binding protein, Zn/Mn family translates to MNICSNTVATKSLTKFIAIVGLAAALLLPGTARAEGERLQGERPNIVATTGMVADLVRAVAGDRAEVEALMGEGVDPHLFKPTRSDTVKLLRADAVFISGLHLEGKMTAAFDRLRESGKPVVALGDAVPKERLLSPPEFEGAHDPHIWMDVGIWASTLPAIRDGLARLDPAGAETYARNADAYGAELARLDAYARRVLSAIPGKARVLVTAHDAFNYLGRAYGIEVRGIQGISTESEAGLRIIEELAALLADRGVPAVFPETSVSDRNVRALVEGAGARGHSVTLGGALFSDAMGAPGSYEGTYIGMIDHNVTTIARALGGEAPADGFQGKLALAQR, encoded by the coding sequence ATGAACATATGTTCAAATACCGTCGCGACGAAGAGCCTGACGAAGTTTATCGCCATCGTGGGCTTGGCCGCCGCGCTGCTGCTGCCGGGAACCGCCAGGGCCGAGGGTGAACGGCTCCAAGGCGAGCGCCCGAACATCGTCGCCACCACCGGCATGGTCGCCGACCTCGTGCGGGCGGTGGCCGGCGACCGGGCGGAGGTGGAGGCGCTGATGGGCGAAGGCGTCGATCCGCACCTGTTCAAGCCCACCCGCTCCGACACGGTGAAGCTGCTGCGGGCCGACGCGGTGTTCATCAGCGGCCTGCATCTGGAAGGCAAGATGACCGCCGCCTTCGACCGGCTGCGCGAGTCCGGAAAGCCGGTGGTGGCGCTGGGCGACGCCGTGCCCAAGGAGCGGCTGCTCAGCCCGCCCGAGTTCGAGGGCGCCCACGACCCGCACATCTGGATGGATGTGGGCATCTGGGCGAGCACCCTGCCGGCCATCCGCGACGGTCTGGCGCGGCTCGATCCCGCGGGCGCCGAGACGTACGCCCGCAACGCCGACGCGTACGGGGCGGAGCTGGCGCGGCTCGACGCGTACGCCCGGCGCGTCCTGTCCGCCATCCCCGGCAAGGCCCGCGTTCTGGTCACCGCCCACGACGCCTTCAACTATCTGGGCCGCGCCTACGGGATCGAGGTGCGCGGCATCCAGGGGATCAGCACCGAATCGGAAGCCGGCCTGCGGATCATCGAGGAGCTGGCCGCGCTGCTGGCGGACCGCGGCGTGCCGGCGGTCTTCCCGGAAACCAGCGTGTCCGACCGCAACGTCCGCGCCCTGGTCGAAGGGGCGGGCGCGCGCGGTCACAGCGTGACGCTGGGCGGTGCCCTGTTCTCCGACGCCATGGGCGCGCCGGGCAGTTATGAGGGCACCTACATCGGCATGATCGACCACAATGTGACGACCATCGCCCGCGCGCTGGGCGGCGAGGCGCCGGCCGACGGCTTCCAGGGCAAGCTCGCCCTGGCGCAGCGCTGA
- a CDS encoding metal ABC transporter permease, whose protein sequence is MMDEALRILTFQSGFNSAVVVAGTAALGLAGGTVGTFLLLRRRALVSDALSHATLPGIAVAFLVGAALGLPERSLPLLLAGAVASGVVGLLTVQALTRFTRLTEDSAIGAVLSVFFGLGVVLLSVIQNLELGGQAGLKTFILGQTAAMAQGEAIAIGLLAAGAALAVALLFKELRVLAFDPGFAAVQGWPVGALDLVLMGLATLVTVIGLQTVGLILVVALLIIPPAAARFWTDRLPALTVAAAVIGALSGWLGATLSALLPKLPAGAVIVLVAGGFFLLSFLFAPARGLVAAALRQGRLRLTFAERRALTDLLDGRPVAGAPALWLRLRGYARDGALTPAGQAAARAAARDRRLWERFLADYPALLPAHANWGVDPIDSVLPGDMVRLLEERSAPS, encoded by the coding sequence ATGATGGATGAGGCGTTGCGCATCCTGACCTTCCAGTCCGGCTTCAACAGCGCCGTGGTGGTCGCCGGGACCGCCGCGCTGGGGCTGGCCGGCGGGACGGTCGGCACCTTCCTGCTGCTGCGCCGCCGCGCGCTGGTCAGTGACGCGCTGAGCCACGCCACTTTGCCCGGCATCGCCGTCGCCTTCCTCGTCGGGGCGGCGCTCGGCCTGCCGGAACGCTCGCTGCCGCTGCTGCTGGCCGGGGCGGTGGCCAGTGGGGTGGTCGGGCTGCTGACCGTGCAGGCGCTGACCCGCTTCACCCGGCTGACCGAGGATTCGGCGATCGGCGCGGTGCTGTCGGTCTTCTTCGGGCTGGGCGTCGTGCTGCTCAGCGTCATCCAGAATCTGGAGTTGGGCGGGCAGGCCGGGCTGAAGACCTTCATCCTGGGCCAGACCGCCGCCATGGCGCAGGGCGAGGCCATCGCCATCGGCCTGCTGGCCGCCGGGGCGGCGCTGGCCGTCGCCCTGCTGTTCAAGGAATTGCGGGTGCTGGCCTTCGACCCCGGCTTCGCCGCCGTGCAGGGCTGGCCAGTGGGGGCGCTCGACCTCGTGCTGATGGGGCTGGCGACGCTGGTGACGGTGATCGGGCTCCAGACGGTGGGGCTGATCCTGGTGGTGGCCCTCCTCATCATCCCGCCCGCCGCGGCGCGCTTCTGGACCGATCGGCTGCCCGCCCTGACCGTCGCCGCGGCGGTGATCGGCGCGCTGTCCGGCTGGCTCGGCGCCACCCTGTCGGCCCTGCTGCCCAAGCTTCCGGCCGGCGCGGTCATCGTCCTGGTCGCCGGGGGCTTCTTCCTGCTGAGCTTCCTGTTCGCCCCGGCGCGCGGGCTGGTCGCCGCCGCGCTGCGCCAGGGGCGGCTGCGCCTGACCTTCGCCGAGCGGCGCGCCCTGACCGACCTTCTGGACGGCCGCCCGGTGGCGGGCGCCCCGGCGCTCTGGCTGCGCCTGCGCGGCTACGCACGGGACGGCGCCCTGACCCCCGCCGGGCAGGCGGCCGCCCGCGCGGCGGCGCGCGACCGCCGCCTGTGGGAGCGGTTCCTCGCCGACTACCCGGCCCTGCTGCCCGCCCACGCCAACTGGGGCGTCGACCCCATCGACTCGGTCCTGCCCGGCGACATGGTCCGGCTGCTGGAGGAGCGGAGCGCCCCGTCATGA
- a CDS encoding Fur family transcriptional regulator, translating into MPSRLEQLCIEKGLKMTDQRRVISRVLSEAADHPDVEEVHRRASTIDPRISIATVYRTMRLFEDANVIDRLDFGDGRARYEEAGSEHHHHLIDLESGKVVEFQNEDLERLKEVIARELGYELLGHRLELYGVPLRRRTTTSEGE; encoded by the coding sequence ATGCCTTCGCGCCTCGAACAGCTCTGCATCGAGAAAGGGCTGAAGATGACCGACCAGCGCCGCGTGATCTCGCGCGTGCTGTCGGAGGCCGCCGACCACCCCGACGTGGAGGAGGTTCACCGCCGGGCATCCACCATCGACCCGCGCATCTCCATCGCCACCGTCTACCGGACGATGCGCCTGTTCGAGGACGCGAACGTCATTGACCGGCTGGACTTCGGCGACGGCCGCGCCCGCTACGAGGAAGCCGGGTCGGAACACCATCATCACCTGATCGATCTCGAATCCGGAAAGGTGGTGGAGTTCCAAAATGAAGATCTCGAACGGCTGAAGGAAGTCATAGCCCGCGAACTGGGCTATGAACTGCTCGGCCATAGGCTCGAATTGTATGGTGTTCCGTTGCGCCGCCGCACCACCACGTCGGAGGGGGAATAA
- a CDS encoding HAD family hydrolase gives MQTSAIPVPDAIASGPSTGGPTAHGVGPLASIAPGVAFFDFDGTLIHGDSLLMFIGEVIGRNRARLAFLDALRSGLHRHARGRGPGVDFPGSVKTILLRRTLRGVPVSDALAAAERLVHRIRWHAPLVETLKMHRREGRRVVVATGALDIYMPALLRGLGVDDLLATGMEVEDGALTGRLCTGNCVRLDKQERVRGWIAANGPFGETWGYGNRPSDLPMLSIVDRPTVVKIR, from the coding sequence ATGCAGACCAGCGCCATTCCCGTTCCCGACGCCATCGCCTCCGGCCCTTCCACCGGGGGTCCCACCGCACACGGCGTCGGCCCACTGGCCTCCATCGCGCCGGGGGTGGCCTTCTTCGACTTCGACGGGACGCTGATCCACGGCGACAGCCTGCTGATGTTCATCGGCGAGGTCATCGGGCGCAACCGCGCCCGGCTGGCCTTTCTGGACGCCCTGCGCTCGGGCCTGCACCGCCACGCCCGCGGCCGCGGGCCGGGGGTGGATTTTCCAGGGTCGGTCAAGACCATCCTGCTGCGCCGGACGCTGCGCGGCGTCCCGGTGTCCGACGCGCTGGCCGCCGCGGAGCGGCTGGTCCACCGCATCCGCTGGCATGCCCCGCTGGTCGAGACCCTGAAGATGCACCGGCGCGAAGGGCGCCGCGTGGTCGTCGCCACCGGGGCGCTCGACATCTACATGCCGGCCCTGCTGCGCGGGCTGGGAGTCGACGACCTGCTCGCCACCGGGATGGAGGTGGAGGACGGCGCCCTGACCGGACGGCTGTGCACCGGCAATTGCGTGCGGCTGGACAAGCAGGAGCGGGTGCGCGGCTGGATCGCCGCCAACGGCCCCTTCGGCGAGACCTGGGGCTACGGCAACCGGCCCAGCGACCTGCCCATGCTGTCGATCGTCGACCGCCCCACCGTCGTCAAGATCCGCTGA
- a CDS encoding metal ABC transporter ATP-binding protein, which translates to MQYLWRTPGSRTAPEEASPIGPPPLEIRGLTVAYHRRPVLWNVDYAAPSGGLIAVVGPNGAGKSTLIKACLGLVPSVSGTVEVFGRPIAKQRRLIGYVPQRESVDWDFPVSALDVVAMGRYGKIGWFRPVTRAHREAALHALERVGMADFAKRQIGQLSGGQQQRVFLARALAQEAQLYFMDEPFAGVDAATERAVLQVLRDLDAAGRTVICVHHDLQTVSDYFDHALLLNTRVVAQGPVARVMTPDLLSRTYGGRPMPAPAAAEEAEAS; encoded by the coding sequence ATGCAGTATCTCTGGCGCACCCCCGGCAGCCGCACCGCCCCCGAGGAGGCCTCGCCCATCGGGCCGCCGCCCCTGGAGATCCGCGGCCTGACCGTCGCCTACCACCGCCGGCCGGTGCTGTGGAACGTCGACTACGCCGCCCCGTCGGGCGGGCTGATCGCCGTGGTCGGGCCGAACGGGGCGGGCAAGTCGACCCTCATCAAGGCGTGCCTCGGGCTGGTCCCGAGCGTGTCGGGCACGGTGGAGGTGTTCGGGCGCCCGATCGCCAAGCAGCGCCGCCTCATCGGCTATGTGCCGCAGCGGGAGAGTGTGGACTGGGACTTCCCCGTCTCGGCGCTCGACGTGGTGGCGATGGGCCGCTACGGAAAGATCGGCTGGTTCCGTCCGGTCACCCGCGCCCACAGGGAGGCGGCGCTGCACGCGCTGGAGCGGGTGGGCATGGCCGACTTCGCCAAGCGCCAGATCGGCCAGCTGTCCGGCGGCCAGCAGCAGCGCGTCTTCCTGGCCCGCGCGCTGGCGCAGGAGGCGCAGCTCTATTTCATGGACGAGCCCTTCGCCGGGGTGGACGCCGCGACGGAGCGCGCCGTGCTCCAGGTGCTGCGCGACCTCGATGCCGCCGGGCGGACGGTGATCTGCGTCCACCACGACCTCCAGACGGTCAGCGACTATTTCGACCACGCGCTGCTGCTCAACACCCGCGTCGTCGCCCAGGGGCCGGTCGCGCGGGTGATGACCCCCGATCTGCTGTCCCGCACCTACGGCGGACGGCCCATGCCGGCCCCCGCAGCGGCAGAGGAAGCGGAGGCGTCATGA
- a CDS encoding SAM hydrolase/SAM-dependent halogenase family protein encodes MIVLFTDFGLSGPYTGQMKAVLARMAPGLPVIDLFADAPAFDPQLSAYLLAAYAPEFPADSVFLCVVDPGVGTDRRPLVVEADGRRFVGPDNGLFELVRRRAESVRAWSIGWRPERLSASFHGRDLFAPVAASLAMGNPVALEPVDPSSLARPDWPDDLARIVYVDVYGNAMTGLRADRLPEDAVLRAGGRTVRRGRTFADVPVGEALWYANSSGLAEIAVNSGRADRDAGLAVGTPVEVVL; translated from the coding sequence ATGATCGTGCTCTTTACGGATTTCGGGCTGTCCGGCCCCTACACCGGGCAGATGAAGGCGGTGCTGGCGCGGATGGCGCCGGGCCTGCCGGTCATCGACCTGTTCGCCGACGCACCCGCCTTCGACCCGCAGCTGTCGGCCTATCTGCTGGCCGCCTACGCTCCGGAATTCCCGGCGGACAGCGTCTTCCTCTGCGTGGTGGACCCCGGCGTCGGGACCGACCGCCGTCCGCTGGTGGTGGAGGCCGACGGGCGCCGCTTTGTCGGGCCGGACAACGGCCTGTTCGAACTGGTCCGGCGTCGGGCCGAATCGGTGCGCGCCTGGAGCATCGGCTGGCGGCCCGAGCGGCTGTCGGCCAGCTTCCACGGGCGGGACCTGTTCGCCCCGGTGGCGGCCAGCCTCGCCATGGGCAACCCGGTCGCGCTGGAGCCCGTCGATCCGTCCAGCCTCGCGCGGCCCGACTGGCCGGACGATCTGGCGCGGATCGTCTATGTGGACGTCTACGGCAACGCCATGACCGGCTTGCGCGCCGACCGGCTGCCGGAGGACGCGGTGCTGCGGGCCGGCGGCCGCACGGTGCGCCGGGGCCGGACCTTCGCCGACGTCCCGGTGGGGGAGGCGCTGTGGTACGCGAACTCCAGCGGTCTGGCGGAGATCGCCGTCAACAGCGGCCGCGCCGACCGCGATGCCGGGCTGGCGGTGGGGACGCCGGTGGAGGTCGTCCTATAG
- a CDS encoding metal ABC transporter permease, producing the protein MMPDVQEFLQIDAPALLAAVLACAACALVGNFLVLRRQGMMGDAVSHAILPGIVGGFLVAGTRETLPMMLGALAAAALAGLLIEAVRRLGRLESGAAMGVVFTVMFAAGVVMIEQASAGGVDLDADCVLYGQLETILWLAPKGWHSLTDPAVWAALPREVLTLAAVFALCVALVGLFYKELKITTFDPALASTLGIPAGLFHYGVVLLVAATAIAAFEAVGSILVIAMLIAPPAAARLLTDRLAAQILLSVALGVLAALAGYGAAAFGPMLLGASHSLNAAGMIAVASGLILALAVLFGPRHGLLGRRRAVDRLRNTPGFIAPEAQKP; encoded by the coding sequence ATGATGCCCGACGTCCAGGAATTCCTTCAGATCGACGCCCCCGCCCTGCTCGCCGCGGTGCTGGCCTGCGCGGCCTGTGCGCTGGTCGGCAATTTCCTGGTGCTGCGGCGCCAGGGGATGATGGGCGACGCGGTCAGCCACGCCATCCTGCCCGGCATCGTCGGCGGCTTCCTGGTCGCCGGCACGCGGGAGACGCTGCCGATGATGCTCGGCGCGCTGGCCGCCGCGGCGCTGGCCGGCCTGCTGATCGAGGCGGTGCGGCGGCTGGGCCGGCTGGAGTCCGGCGCCGCCATGGGCGTCGTCTTCACCGTGATGTTCGCCGCCGGCGTGGTGATGATCGAGCAGGCCTCGGCGGGGGGCGTCGATCTCGACGCCGACTGCGTGCTCTACGGCCAGTTGGAGACCATCCTGTGGCTGGCCCCCAAGGGCTGGCACTCGCTGACCGACCCGGCGGTGTGGGCCGCCCTGCCGCGGGAGGTGCTGACGCTGGCCGCGGTCTTCGCGCTCTGCGTCGCCCTGGTCGGGCTGTTCTACAAGGAGCTGAAGATCACCACCTTCGACCCGGCGCTGGCCTCCACGCTGGGCATCCCGGCGGGGCTGTTCCATTACGGGGTGGTGCTTCTGGTCGCCGCCACCGCGATCGCCGCCTTCGAGGCGGTGGGCTCCATCCTGGTCATCGCCATGCTGATCGCCCCGCCCGCCGCCGCCCGCCTGCTGACCGACCGGCTGGCCGCGCAGATCCTGCTCAGCGTCGCGCTGGGGGTGCTGGCGGCGCTGGCCGGTTATGGCGCGGCGGCCTTCGGGCCGATGCTGCTCGGGGCCTCCCACTCGCTGAACGCCGCGGGGATGATCGCCGTGGCGTCCGGGCTGATCCTGGCGCTGGCCGTCCTGTTCGGGCCGCGCCACGGCCTGCTTGGCCGGCGCCGCGCCGTCGACCGGCTGCGCAACACCCCTGGATTTATTGCTCCGGAGGCGCAAAAGCCGTAA
- a CDS encoding cold-shock protein — protein MTTGTVKWFNTTKGYGFIAPEAGAKDVFVHITAVQKSGLHALSEGQRVQFEVARGNNGKDAAVNISVME, from the coding sequence ATGACCACCGGCACCGTCAAATGGTTCAACACCACCAAGGGATATGGCTTCATCGCGCCGGAAGCCGGCGCCAAGGACGTGTTCGTGCACATCACGGCCGTGCAGAAGTCGGGACTTCACGCCCTGTCCGAGGGCCAGCGCGTCCAGTTTGAGGTCGCGCGCGGCAACAACGGCAAGGACGCCGCGGTCAACATCAGCGTCATGGAGTGA
- a CDS encoding PAS-domain containing protein, which translates to MSFPHHRLRRWSWLTLVAFLLLMASALHTLQHLLEHGTDELIWPFFGIGLAGAVMGLAVMREREATRRAQAEARAADGRAADAHRRLSEAIEVVNEGFALFDADDRLVQCNARFREIYALLGPLEPGIPFESLIRRAAATGHYPDCGPGDIDRWVEREMERHRNPQGPQVLRIGDGRWFKIEERRTSDGGYVGLRTDISELKRREQELAHKSDLLEATFSAMSQGLVVWSADGHFLTCNRRLREMLDLPDDALHPGLSMPGFLRFMAERGEFGSGDTAEIVARHLTNLRPEGVSRIERTRPDGRVLEITAGFLPDRSVLMTYTDITDHRRAERALRESEDRFRKLSDAAMDGILVHEQGVIADANRAAAAILGYAPDELTGQSITAMMAPEDRELTWQRIRARDETPFETVCLRRNGERLTVQGETRYVPYRGRTMAMVSFRDITAHRRTEAQLRLAKEQAELASRAKSEFLRTISHEIRTPMNGVLGMLGLLLDGPLGEEQRTYARTARESAEALLSMLNDILDISKMEAGKLTLESGRFSPAEVVESVAELQAARAFAKGIELAVCIPGGLPATLRGDSGRVRQVLLNLVGNAVKFTDRGGVAVTLSELDGDGQAPPRLRFEVADTGIGIPQDAQAELFTEFSQVHPRLSRRHDGAGLGLAISKRLVEMMGGSIGFDSAAGQGSRFWFTLPLEPGTLRTAGAEPPPLAGHAVLLLESNPVARRALAEQLRSWGATVSAPDVAAMVAGLDADTLPAADAAVIGSVESPVAGSLTDRLRARGVGRIVRLALPQRTLGGGGGGDGNGADATVTKPARPSRLLAAMTGRSAAEAPPAAEPRPQGAAVPPAAGTGRRILLVEDSPTNQMVAALLLRGAGHQVDIANNGREALEAVEAAASGPSPYGLVLMDLAMPEMDGLTATRRLRALPPPAGTVPIIAMTADAMDSDRERCLAAGMNGHVAKPVDRPHLLETVARWLEAAPLDAAAPAAPAEATAPMTEGAPGRGVLDMEVLQQLARDLDAELLADVIRQFVEETLERAERIARGGAAAADGNPADLAGLAKEAHTLKSTAGTFGARDLSAAARALELACRSNAVSEVTSLCRDIPRLTREAVEAYRLRGYVTS; encoded by the coding sequence ATGTCGTTCCCCCACCACCGGCTGCGCCGCTGGAGCTGGCTCACCCTGGTCGCGTTCCTCCTTCTGATGGCAAGCGCGCTGCACACGCTGCAGCATCTTCTGGAGCATGGAACCGACGAGCTGATCTGGCCCTTTTTCGGAATCGGGCTGGCCGGCGCGGTGATGGGTCTGGCGGTGATGCGCGAACGGGAGGCCACCCGGCGTGCCCAGGCGGAGGCCCGCGCCGCCGACGGCCGGGCGGCCGACGCCCACCGCCGCCTGTCCGAAGCCATCGAGGTCGTCAACGAGGGCTTCGCCCTGTTCGACGCCGACGACCGGCTGGTCCAGTGCAACGCCCGTTTCCGCGAAATCTACGCCCTGCTGGGGCCTCTGGAGCCCGGCATCCCCTTCGAATCGCTGATTCGCCGCGCCGCCGCCACCGGCCATTACCCCGACTGCGGCCCCGGCGACATCGACCGCTGGGTCGAGCGGGAGATGGAGCGGCACCGCAACCCACAGGGGCCGCAAGTGCTGCGGATCGGTGACGGGCGCTGGTTCAAGATCGAGGAGCGGCGGACCAGCGACGGCGGCTATGTTGGGCTGCGCACCGACATCAGCGAGCTGAAACGGCGCGAGCAGGAGCTGGCCCACAAGTCCGACCTGCTGGAGGCCACCTTCAGCGCCATGTCGCAGGGCCTCGTGGTGTGGAGCGCGGACGGCCATTTCCTGACCTGCAACCGGCGCCTGCGCGAGATGCTCGATCTGCCGGACGACGCGCTCCATCCCGGCCTCAGCATGCCCGGCTTCCTGCGCTTCATGGCCGAGCGCGGCGAGTTCGGCTCCGGCGACACGGCGGAGATCGTCGCCCGCCACCTGACCAACCTGCGCCCCGAGGGTGTCAGCCGCATCGAGCGCACGCGCCCCGACGGCCGGGTGCTGGAGATCACCGCCGGCTTCCTGCCCGACCGCTCGGTCTTGATGACCTACACCGACATCACCGACCACCGCCGGGCGGAGCGGGCGCTGCGCGAGAGCGAGGACCGTTTCCGCAAACTGTCGGACGCCGCCATGGACGGCATCCTGGTGCACGAGCAGGGGGTGATCGCCGACGCCAACCGCGCCGCCGCCGCCATCCTGGGCTACGCGCCGGACGAGCTGACGGGGCAGTCCATCACCGCGATGATGGCGCCGGAGGATCGTGAACTCACCTGGCAGCGCATCCGCGCCCGCGACGAGACTCCCTTCGAGACCGTCTGCCTGCGCCGCAACGGTGAACGGCTGACGGTGCAGGGGGAGACCCGCTACGTCCCCTACCGCGGGCGGACCATGGCGATGGTGTCCTTCCGCGACATCACCGCCCACCGCCGCACCGAGGCGCAGCTCCGCCTCGCCAAGGAGCAGGCGGAGCTGGCGAGCCGCGCCAAGTCGGAGTTCCTGCGCACCATCAGCCACGAGATCCGCACCCCGATGAACGGCGTCCTGGGCATGCTGGGGCTGCTGCTGGACGGCCCGCTGGGGGAGGAGCAGCGCACCTACGCCCGCACCGCCCGCGAGTCGGCGGAGGCGCTGCTGTCCATGCTCAACGACATCCTGGACATCTCCAAGATGGAGGCCGGGAAGCTGACCCTGGAGTCGGGCCGCTTCTCGCCCGCCGAGGTGGTGGAGAGCGTGGCCGAGCTGCAGGCCGCCCGCGCCTTCGCCAAGGGGATCGAGCTGGCCGTCTGCATCCCCGGCGGCCTGCCGGCGACGCTGCGCGGCGACTCGGGCCGGGTGCGGCAGGTCCTGCTGAACCTCGTCGGCAACGCCGTGAAGTTCACCGACCGCGGCGGCGTCGCCGTCACCCTGTCGGAATTGGACGGCGACGGCCAAGCGCCGCCGCGCCTGCGCTTCGAGGTGGCCGACACCGGCATCGGCATTCCGCAGGACGCACAGGCCGAGCTATTCACGGAGTTCTCCCAGGTCCACCCCCGCCTGTCGCGCCGCCACGACGGCGCCGGGCTGGGGTTGGCGATCTCCAAGCGGCTGGTGGAGATGATGGGGGGGAGCATCGGGTTCGACAGCGCCGCCGGCCAGGGCAGCCGCTTCTGGTTCACCCTGCCGCTGGAGCCCGGAACGCTGCGGACCGCCGGTGCGGAGCCGCCGCCGCTCGCCGGGCACGCGGTTCTTCTTCTGGAATCCAATCCCGTCGCCCGGCGGGCTCTGGCCGAACAGCTCCGCTCCTGGGGGGCCACGGTCAGCGCGCCGGACGTGGCGGCGATGGTGGCGGGACTGGACGCCGATACCCTGCCCGCCGCCGATGCCGCGGTGATCGGCAGCGTGGAGAGCCCGGTCGCCGGCTCGCTGACCGACCGGCTGCGCGCGCGGGGCGTGGGGCGGATCGTCCGTCTCGCCCTGCCGCAACGGACCTTGGGTGGGGGTGGGGGTGGGGATGGCAACGGCGCCGACGCCACCGTGACGAAGCCGGCCCGGCCCTCCCGCCTGCTCGCCGCCATGACCGGGCGGAGCGCGGCGGAAGCGCCGCCCGCCGCGGAGCCGCGTCCACAAGGCGCGGCCGTTCCGCCCGCCGCCGGAACGGGTCGGCGGATTCTCCTGGTCGAGGACAGCCCGACCAACCAGATGGTCGCCGCCCTGCTGCTGCGCGGCGCCGGCCATCAGGTCGACATCGCCAACAACGGGCGGGAAGCGCTGGAGGCGGTGGAGGCCGCGGCGTCCGGCCCGTCGCCCTACGGGCTGGTCCTGATGGACCTCGCCATGCCGGAGATGGACGGGCTGACCGCCACCCGCCGGCTGCGCGCCCTGCCGCCGCCGGCCGGCACCGTCCCGATCATCGCGATGACCGCCGACGCCATGGACAGCGACCGCGAACGCTGTCTGGCCGCCGGGATGAACGGGCATGTCGCCAAGCCCGTCGACCGTCCGCATCTGCTGGAAACGGTGGCCCGCTGGCTGGAGGCGGCCCCGTTGGATGCCGCCGCGCCCGCCGCGCCTGCGGAGGCCACCGCGCCGATGACGGAGGGGGCGCCGGGCCGAGGCGTCCTGGACATGGAGGTGCTGCAGCAACTCGCCCGGGATCTCGACGCGGAGCTTCTGGCCGACGTCATCCGGCAGTTCGTGGAGGAGACGCTGGAGCGGGCCGAACGCATCGCCCGCGGCGGTGCGGCGGCGGCGGACGGGAACCCGGCCGATCTCGCCGGGCTGGCGAAGGAGGCCCACACGCTGAAGAGCACCGCGGGGACCTTCGGCGCCCGCGACCTGTCGGCGGCCGCCCGGGCGCTGGAGCTGGCCTGCCGGAGCAACGCGGTGAGCGAGGTGACGTCGCTGTGCCGCGACATCCCCCGCCTGACCCGGGAAGCCGTCGAGGCCTACCGGCTCCGCGGCTACGTCACGTCATGA